DNA from Stutzerimonas decontaminans:
GGAGGCTGTCATCCAGTGCGGCACGGATCTGTGTGCGATTGAACTTGGGTTGCCCGTCGCGAATGTGGGTGATGCCGTTGCCGGGTCCGGCAATCTTTGTGGCGACGATCCAGTTGGTGCGGCCTCCGCGCATCTTGAAATAGTTGCCGATATATTGCTCGGTGGTTGCATAGGTTTCGGGGCGTGGCGGTACCGGATACATTTCCGCTGTATCAATGAAGTTGATACCTGCGGCTTTCGCCTGGTCAATCTGCGCAAATGCTTCGACTTGGTTGTTCTGCTCGCCCCACGTCATTGTGCCCAGGCAAAGCGAGCTCACTTTCAGATCTGTGCGACCTAGCGGACGAAAATCCATGAGATACCTCGTGCAAAAGAGTAGGGGGGGCGCAAAAGCTTAACGAAGATGGGAGGGTTTCTGCTCATGAGAGTGGCTGTGTCCATCCAAGTGCCCTGGCCCGGGGAGCGGCTCTGCGTTACCTCGCCGGTGGATAACCCTCGGTGGAGCTGAGGCGGGCGATTGGCGGCAGGAGTTCCGCTACATTAATAAATGTTGGTTGCTATTTTTCTGACAATCAGGATAATTCCGCAGCCTGTCGCCGGGGATGCCTAGCCTGTCGACGCAAGTCAAAGGTAGGGGATGCCTAGCCTACCGAATCATTGCCGTAGCGGACGCGCTGACCCGAGCCCCCGATAGCGTCTGTTTCCGGCTGCCCTGGTCTTGCCAGGGCGAGCACCATTCAGTAAGATTCGCCGTCTTATTTTCAGGGCGGCCCCTGAGGCTATAACGAATGAAGACATTTACTGCTAAACCGGAAACCGTCAAGCGCGACTGGTTCGTCGTCGACGCTGCCGGCCAGACCCTGGGTCGTCTGGCAACCGAAATCGCTAGCCGCCTGCGTGGCAAGCACAAGCCGGAATACACCCCTCACGTAGATACTGGCGATTACATCGTTGTGATCAACGCTGAGCAAGTGCGTGTCACCGGTGCCAAGACCACTGACAAGATTTACTACTCTCACTCCGGTTTCCCGGGTGGCATCAAGTCGATCAACTTCGAGAAGCTGATCGCCAAGGCGCCCGAGCGTGTGATCGAGACCGCGGTTAAAGGCATGCTGCCGAAGAACCCGCTGGGTCGCGACATGTATCGTAAGCTGAAAGTGTACAAGGGTGCTAACCACCCGCATACCGCTCAGCAGCCCCAAGAACTGAAGATTTAACGGAATAGTTCATTATGTCGGCGACTCAAAATTACGGCACTGGCCGTCGCAAGACTGCAACCGCGCGCGTCTTTCTGCGCCCGGGTACTGGCAAAATCTCCATCAACAACCGTGAGCTGGATAACTTCTTCGGTCGCGAAACTGCCCGCATGGTCGTTCGTCAGCCGCTGGAGCTGACTGAGACTGTCGAGAAGTTCGATATCTACGTCACCGTTCTCGGTGGTGGTGTCAGTGGTCAGGCTGGTGCTATCCGTCACGGTATCACTCGCGCCCTGATCTCGTATGACGAGACTCTGCGCAGTCCGTTGCGCAAGGCTGGCTTCGTCACTCGCGATGCTCGTGAAGTGGAGCGTAAGAAGGTTGGTCTGCGCAAAGCGCGTAAGCGTCCGCAGTACTCCAAGCGCTAATTCGCGCTTCCAAAGAAAACGCCCAGTTTCGTTCGGAGCTGGGCGTTTTTTTTTGCTGCGATTTGTGCCGGTGCGACAGTGTGTCGCGCGCCGGAGGGCCTGGTCTGGCTAGGCGTTAGCGGCTTTGTGACAGGCTATTACCTTGTCAGAAGAAGGTCTTTTCTTTACCATTTGGCGAATTTTTCGCGGCCCAATTTTACGTAGTACATGCCTG
Protein-coding regions in this window:
- the rplM gene encoding 50S ribosomal protein L13 produces the protein MKTFTAKPETVKRDWFVVDAAGQTLGRLATEIASRLRGKHKPEYTPHVDTGDYIVVINAEQVRVTGAKTTDKIYYSHSGFPGGIKSINFEKLIAKAPERVIETAVKGMLPKNPLGRDMYRKLKVYKGANHPHTAQQPQELKI
- the rpsI gene encoding 30S ribosomal protein S9, which translates into the protein MSATQNYGTGRRKTATARVFLRPGTGKISINNRELDNFFGRETARMVVRQPLELTETVEKFDIYVTVLGGGVSGQAGAIRHGITRALISYDETLRSPLRKAGFVTRDAREVERKKVGLRKARKRPQYSKR